Proteins from a single region of Bacillota bacterium:
- a CDS encoding FAD-dependent oxidoreductase — MAGYPHLTSPTKIGNMDLRNRIVMPPMVTNYAYEDGSVTDRLRAYHAERARGGVGLIIVEASFVHQSGKGFQNEVGIHSDKLIPGLRSLVNAVHAHGAKIAIQLYHGGRQTTSAVTGEPLLAPSPIPDPTKGETPKEMSKDDIAMIVRAFGEAARRAKAAGFDAVEVHGAHGYLINEFLSPYSNKRTDEYGGPLENRLRFPLEVVHAVRQAVGPDFPVLYRMSADEKVAGGLTLDETKEVARRLEREGINALHVSAGVYESAVWIIQPMSLPRACLADLASGIKSVVRIPVIAVGRINDPDVAEGLIAQGKADLVAMGRQLLTEPDTPRKIAEGRVAELRRCIGCCQGCIDELFQDHPIGCTVNARTGFEAAFTLAKAPAARKVLVVGGGPAGMEAARVAALRGHHVTLWEKGPSLGGQLPLAATPPQKGEIATFREFLSTEMSRLKISVHVNREATLDAIRAEKPDVVVVATGARPARVNVPGADRPVVVMSWDVLAGKATVGKRVAIIGGGLVGCETAEHLAEKGHEVTIIEMLPRVASDVGPLVGALLLDRLAKRGVKIVTGAKLSAIGEHEATVQKDGKSETLSGFDSVVIAVGSAPEDGLAKQLEGAGIDYYVIGDAWRPRRITHAVFEGMRVAHEI, encoded by the coding sequence ATGGCAGGTTATCCACATCTCACAAGCCCGACGAAGATCGGGAACATGGACCTCCGGAACAGGATCGTCATGCCACCCATGGTCACCAACTACGCCTACGAGGACGGGTCGGTCACCGACAGGCTCCGCGCTTACCACGCGGAGCGCGCGAGGGGAGGGGTGGGGCTCATCATCGTGGAGGCCTCGTTCGTCCACCAGTCCGGCAAGGGATTTCAGAACGAGGTCGGCATCCACTCGGATAAGCTCATCCCCGGCCTTCGCAGCCTGGTGAACGCTGTCCACGCCCACGGCGCGAAGATCGCCATCCAGCTTTACCACGGCGGCAGGCAGACTACCTCCGCCGTGACGGGCGAGCCGCTCTTGGCACCGTCGCCGATACCGGACCCCACGAAAGGCGAGACTCCAAAAGAGATGTCGAAGGACGACATCGCCATGATCGTGAGAGCCTTCGGCGAGGCGGCGCGCCGCGCGAAGGCCGCAGGCTTCGACGCCGTGGAAGTGCATGGCGCCCACGGCTACCTTATCAACGAGTTCCTGTCGCCTTATTCCAACAAACGAACCGACGAATATGGTGGGCCCCTCGAGAACCGGCTGCGCTTCCCACTCGAGGTGGTGCACGCCGTGCGGCAAGCTGTCGGACCCGACTTTCCGGTGTTGTACCGGATGAGCGCTGACGAGAAAGTGGCGGGCGGGCTCACCTTGGACGAGACGAAAGAGGTGGCAAGGCGGCTCGAGCGTGAGGGCATCAACGCGTTGCACGTCTCTGCGGGCGTGTATGAGTCCGCAGTATGGATAATTCAGCCGATGTCGCTGCCGCGTGCGTGCCTAGCCGACCTTGCGAGCGGGATAAAGTCGGTCGTGAGGATCCCGGTCATAGCGGTGGGCCGCATCAACGACCCGGACGTTGCGGAAGGGCTGATCGCTCAAGGGAAGGCCGACCTCGTCGCCATGGGACGACAGCTTCTCACGGAACCGGACACGCCGCGCAAGATCGCTGAGGGACGGGTGGCCGAGCTGCGGAGATGCATCGGCTGTTGCCAGGGCTGCATCGACGAGCTGTTCCAGGACCATCCCATAGGATGCACGGTGAACGCCAGGACAGGGTTCGAGGCCGCGTTCACTCTCGCAAAGGCGCCGGCCGCCCGCAAGGTCCTCGTTGTGGGAGGCGGGCCGGCAGGGATGGAGGCCGCGCGCGTAGCGGCGCTCCGGGGGCACCACGTCACCTTGTGGGAGAAGGGGCCCAGCCTCGGAGGGCAGCTGCCGCTTGCGGCGACGCCGCCCCAGAAGGGTGAGATCGCAACGTTCAGAGAGTTTCTCTCGACCGAGATGAGTAGGCTCAAGATCAGCGTCCACGTGAACAGGGAGGCGACCCTCGATGCCATCCGCGCCGAGAAACCTGACGTGGTGGTAGTCGCGACCGGCGCACGTCCGGCGCGTGTGAACGTGCCAGGGGCTGACCGCCCCGTGGTGGTGATGTCCTGGGATGTGCTGGCCGGCAAGGCGACCGTAGGGAAGAGGGTCGCAATCATAGGCGGCGGCCTTGTGGGGTGCGAGACCGCGGAACACCTCGCCGAGAAGGGGCACGAGGTCACCATCATCGAGATGCTGCCGCGTGTAGCTTCTGACGTCGGGCCTCTCGTGGGGGCTCTCCTGCTGGACCGCCTGGCGAAGCGGGGCGTGAAGATCGTGACCGGAGCCAAGCTTTCCGCGATCGGGGAGCACGAGGCCACGGTGCAGAAAGACGGGAAGAGCGAGACCCTTTCGGGCTTCGACTCCGTCGTCATCGCGGTGGGATCGGCACCGGAGGACGGCCTCGCGAAGCAGCTTGAAGGTGCCGGGATAGACTATTACGTGATCGGGGACGCCTGGAGGCCACGCCGTATAACCCATGCAGTGTTCGAGGGCATGCGCGTGGCGCACGAGATCTAA
- a CDS encoding 4Fe-4S binding protein, which yields MPVRKVVRIDDEKCNGCGLCVTPCAEGAIQIVDGKAKVVREELCDGAGFCLAVCPTGALSIEEREAPEFSGEAARDRTTQPMAGSKQHITQRCFLCGSGEGAELLMPCRFKGDSLWVCARCLPRLIHG from the coding sequence ATGCCCGTAAGGAAAGTCGTGCGAATCGATGACGAGAAGTGCAACGGGTGTGGCCTCTGCGTGACCCCGTGCGCTGAGGGCGCCATTCAGATCGTGGATGGCAAGGCCAAAGTGGTCCGCGAAGAGCTGTGCGACGGCGCGGGTTTCTGCCTAGCCGTCTGTCCCACGGGTGCGCTGTCCATCGAGGAGAGGGAGGCGCCGGAATTCTCTGGAGAGGCCGCGAGAGACCGCACCACGCAACCGATGGCCGGGTCGAAGCAGCACATCACGCAGCGCTGTTTCTTGTGCGGGTCCGGCGAAGGGGCAGAGCTGCTCATGCCGTGCCGCTTCAAGGGCGACAGCCTCTGGGTGTGCGCGCGGTGCCTGCCCCGGCTAATCCATGGTTAG
- the cooS gene encoding anaerobic carbon-monoxide dehydrogenase catalytic subunit: MVDPISEHESVRRMHDEMEGAGMESVVERFEAQGLRCTFCDQGITCQLCSMGPCRITKRAERGACGIDANGMVMRNMVHRANMGVAAYSFHAREVAKTLKATAQGKTPFEIRDRAKLDLLAHALVVEPGSEGYEAATADAMLAALYQDSAEESVAVAAFAPETRKKVWRELGIFPGGPISELVDSTARAMTNIDGDYVSLAKTALRLGVASCYGALVPLEIAQDALFGTPTPHEAYVDLGILDPDYVNILPNGHEPFVGMALVEAARSEQVQRRAREAGAKGLRIVGSIETGQEMMQRIPCDDVFVGLTGNWLNQEFVLATGAVDVFAMDMNCSLPSLAPIAEKYGATLVAVSRLIGVPGVEKRVVYVPENVSDQVQEIISIAIENFKRRKASSRATRDLKRTKILTGFSTEAVVGALGGTLEPLLEVLKKGDVKGVVALVSCTTLKGGGQDTMTVAVAKELIRRNILVLSAGCGNAACQVAGLNSLEAQELAGDGLRAVCKALGVPPVLSFGTCTDTGRLALLVGAVAGALGVDTAALPVAVTAPEYMEQKAVIDAFSAVALGLYTHVAPVPPVTGAADVVNLLTRDVEGLTGGRLAVETDPVAAVDGIERHIVAKRRALGI; this comes from the coding sequence ATGGTAGACCCGATAAGCGAGCACGAGTCTGTGAGGAGAATGCACGATGAAATGGAAGGAGCCGGAATGGAGAGCGTCGTGGAGCGGTTCGAAGCACAAGGGCTGCGTTGCACGTTCTGCGACCAAGGAATCACCTGTCAGCTATGCTCTATGGGGCCTTGCCGCATCACGAAGCGCGCTGAAAGGGGAGCGTGCGGTATCGACGCGAACGGGATGGTAATGCGGAACATGGTCCACCGCGCAAACATGGGAGTAGCGGCCTACTCGTTCCATGCGCGCGAGGTGGCGAAAACCCTCAAGGCTACAGCGCAGGGCAAGACGCCGTTCGAAATTCGCGATAGGGCCAAGCTCGATCTCCTCGCGCACGCCCTTGTCGTTGAGCCGGGGAGCGAGGGATACGAGGCGGCGACGGCTGACGCCATGCTTGCGGCGCTCTATCAGGACAGCGCGGAGGAGTCGGTGGCGGTGGCGGCTTTCGCTCCGGAGACGCGAAAGAAGGTATGGCGCGAGCTCGGCATTTTCCCTGGAGGGCCCATAAGCGAGCTCGTGGACTCGACGGCTCGAGCCATGACCAACATCGACGGTGACTACGTGTCTCTTGCCAAAACGGCGCTGCGTCTTGGGGTGGCAAGTTGTTACGGCGCGCTCGTGCCGCTGGAGATCGCGCAGGACGCGCTGTTCGGCACCCCGACTCCTCACGAAGCTTACGTGGACCTCGGGATCCTCGACCCTGACTACGTCAACATCCTTCCCAACGGTCACGAGCCCTTCGTGGGAATGGCGCTGGTCGAGGCCGCTCGGTCCGAACAGGTGCAGCGTCGCGCGCGCGAGGCTGGAGCGAAGGGCCTTCGCATCGTTGGGTCCATCGAGACGGGCCAGGAGATGATGCAACGCATCCCGTGCGACGACGTGTTCGTCGGTCTCACCGGAAACTGGTTGAATCAGGAGTTCGTGCTCGCCACAGGCGCGGTTGACGTGTTCGCCATGGACATGAACTGCTCGTTGCCGTCGCTCGCTCCGATTGCCGAGAAGTACGGCGCGACTCTCGTGGCCGTCTCTAGGCTGATAGGCGTGCCGGGAGTGGAAAAACGCGTCGTGTACGTTCCCGAGAACGTTAGCGATCAGGTTCAGGAGATAATCAGCATCGCCATCGAGAACTTCAAGCGACGGAAGGCATCAAGCCGGGCGACACGCGACCTCAAGCGCACGAAGATCCTGACAGGGTTCTCGACGGAGGCCGTTGTAGGCGCCCTGGGCGGCACGCTCGAACCCCTGCTAGAAGTGCTCAAGAAAGGTGATGTGAAGGGCGTAGTGGCCCTCGTGAGCTGCACCACTCTGAAGGGTGGTGGCCAGGACACGATGACAGTGGCGGTGGCGAAGGAGCTCATCCGCCGGAACATCCTGGTTCTGTCGGCCGGGTGCGGCAACGCAGCGTGCCAGGTGGCCGGGCTCAACTCACTGGAGGCTCAGGAGCTAGCGGGCGACGGCCTGAGAGCTGTGTGCAAGGCGCTTGGCGTCCCGCCTGTCCTTAGCTTCGGCACGTGCACGGACACCGGTCGGCTCGCGCTCCTCGTTGGAGCAGTGGCCGGTGCGCTCGGGGTGGACACCGCCGCCCTGCCCGTGGCCGTGACGGCGCCCGAGTATATGGAGCAGAAGGCCGTGATCGATGCATTCTCCGCCGTGGCCCTCGGGCTATACACCCATGTGGCACCGGTCCCGCCCGTGACGGGCGCCGCGGACGTGGTGAACCTGCTCACGAGAGACGTCGAGGGGTTGACCGGGGGCAGGCTCGCCGTGGAGACCGACCCCGTGGCAGCGGTGGACGGTATCGAGAGGCACATCGTCGCGAAGAGGCGCGCGCTTGGCATCTGA